In Flavobacterium cerinum, one genomic interval encodes:
- a CDS encoding OsmC family protein, whose amino-acid sequence MSTKIVNVLGFVENNDQFVVKTENFKVRISNNVVLGDQNGPSPVEFLLAGFAGSINAVGHIVARELKLDLKALQVEISGELETSKIAGMDTNSRPGLKCIEVVVKPTTDAPLVLLKQWIDTVKDRCPLRDSLLNTSSVLLTLVKEYNQSQVS is encoded by the coding sequence ATGAGTACCAAAATAGTAAACGTATTAGGATTTGTTGAAAACAACGATCAGTTTGTTGTTAAAACAGAGAACTTCAAAGTAAGAATAAGTAATAATGTAGTCCTGGGTGACCAAAACGGACCAAGCCCGGTTGAGTTTTTACTCGCTGGTTTTGCCGGAAGCATAAATGCGGTAGGACACATAGTGGCCAGAGAGCTTAAACTGGATCTTAAAGCACTTCAGGTAGAAATATCAGGTGAACTGGAAACCAGTAAAATCGCAGGAATGGACACCAATAGCAGACCGGGATTAAAATGCATAGAAGTAGTTGTAAAACCAACTACCGATGCACCGCTGGTATTGCTAAAACAATGGATAGATACCGTAAAAGACAGATGCCCGCTAAGAGACAGCTTACTGAATACTTCTTCAGTATTGCTAACACTGGTAAAAGAATACAACCAGTCGCAGGTGTCTTAA